The proteins below are encoded in one region of Brassica napus cultivar Da-Ae chromosome A6, Da-Ae, whole genome shotgun sequence:
- the LOC106352000 gene encoding histone-lysine N-methyltransferase ATXR6: MVVSLRRRTQATNPRSDLPRSLAVAFDSELDTVCEECSSGKQPAKLLLCDKCDKGFHLFCLRPILVSVPKGSWFCPSCSQHQIPKSFPLVQTKLIDFFRIKRGPASTSPESCIGKKRKRTSLVMSKKKRKLLPYIPTVDPQRRLEQMASLATALRASSTEFRNELTYVSGKAPRSANKAVLEKGGMQVLSKQDAEALALCKNMMDRGECPPLMVVFDPYEGFTVEADRCIKDLTIITEYVGDVDYLSNREDDYDGDSMMTLLHASDPLQCLVICPDKRSNIARFISGINNHTPEGRKKQNLKCVRFNVNGEARVLLVANRDISKGERLYYDYNGYEHEYPTEHFV, encoded by the exons ATGGTGGTTTCGCTGCGAAGAAGAACCCAAGCTACAAACCCTAGATCCGATCTCCCGCGATCCCTAGCCGTTGCTTTCGATTCAGAGCTGGATACGGTTTGCGAAGAATGCAGCTCCGGGAAACAACCGGCGAAGCTCCTTCTCTGCGACAAATGCGATAAAGGGTTTCATCTCTTCTGTCTCAGGCCAATCCTCGTCTCAGTTCCCAAAGGCTCTTGGTTCTGCCCTTCCTGTTCTCAACACCAGATCCccaaat cTTTCCCTCTTGTTCAGACCAAACTCATTGACTTCTTCCGGATTAAGCGGGGTCCGGCCTCAACTTCTCCAG aGAGCTGCATTGGGAAGAAACGGAAACGGACAAGCTTGGTGATGTctaagaagaagaggaagcttCTTCCCTACATTCCCACCGTTGATCCTCAACGGAGGCTCGAGCAGATGGCGTCTCTGGCCACTGCGTTGAGAGCCTCCAGCACTGAGTTCAGAAACGAGCTCACTTATGTGTCTGGCAAGGCTCCAAGATCTGCCAACAAGGCTGTCCTTGAGAAAGGAGGCATGCAG GTTCTAAGTAAACAAGACGCAGAGGCCTTAGCCTTGTGCAAGAACATGATGGACCGTGGTGAATGCCCGCCGCTTATGGTCGTCTTTGATCCTTATGAAGG GTTCACAGTAGAGGCGGACAGGTGTATAAAAGACTTAACTATAATCACGGAGTATGTAGGAGATGTTGATTATTTGAGTAACAGAGAAGATGACTATGATGGAGACAGCATGATGACTCTACTCCATGCCTCTGATCCTTTGCAATGTCTAGTTATTTGTCCTGACAAACGCAGTAACATTGCTCGTTTCATCAGCGGCATCAACAATCACACACC AGAAGGGAGGAAGAAGCAGAACCTGAAGTGTGTGAGGTTCAACGTCAATGGAGAAGCTAGAGTTCTTCTGGTAGCTAATAGAGACATATCTAAAGGGGAGCGATTGTATTATGATTACAACGGATATGAACATGAATATCCTACTGAACATTTTGTATAA
- the LOC111200067 gene encoding pumilio homolog 6, chloroplastic-like produces the protein MPPVILFSLWLPSCLLRYTNNLRSRTSSKFLDLSLKLGKSLRIVICNPEGKAADFRLSLSLVIRIGKSASVSSHGEIVPLSMQMYGCKVLQKALDVIEPDKRVRWETGQVMRCVQTPKQKPGALEMHR, from the exons ATGCCGCCGGTTATACTCTTTTCACTTTGGCTACCAAGCTGCCTGCTCAGATATACTAATAATCTAAGATCCAGAACATCATCGAAATTTCTGGACTTGAGTCTGAAACTTGG CAAAAGCTTGAGAATTGTAATTTGTAATCCAGAAGGAAAAGCAGCTGACTTTAG GTTGTCCCTTTCCTTAGTTATTCGAATAGGGAAATCAGCAAGCGTGTCATCTCACGGAGAAATAGTTCCACTTAGTATGCAGATGTATGGTTGTAAAGTGCTACAAAAG GCCCTTGATGTCATAGAACCTGATAAGAGAGTTCGTTGGGAAACCGGGCAGGTCATGAGATGTGTTCAGACACCAAAACAGAAACCAGGAGCTCTTGAAATGCATCGATAA
- the LOC106348265 gene encoding uncharacterized WD repeat-containing protein C3H5.08c, translating to MMESLIEDEESRFFDAHEDIASCSTVSPPSISAYDVWIKSPGNAEERREKFLHWMGVNVEEKRSDNVDRFSASVNEATTVLRSEDEFSSCRCDSSVFSPSDNVDRIVKEVGVEDLSNEDDISSSLCSGGEIEPKSLNLVVTASEQRDVGGIMKRVKEKWLARLHKARSKEKGEDHHHSSEALVSGSGRIERVKVKEYKKEAKELSALFKGQEIQAHEGAILAMKFSPDGRYLASAGEDKVLRVWSVVEDERCEEHDVPKMDPTCIYFEVSNLSELRPVAVEKDGVSGGSLMSPKKTTESACVIIPPKIFRVVDKPVHEFVGHSGDILDVSWSKNNRLLSASADSSVRLWQIGREDCLGIYSHSNYVTSVQFNPVDDDHFITGSIDGKVRIWSASRYQVVDWADARGIVTAVCYRPDGQGVIIGTLTSECRFYNVTGHCLQLDGHICLHNKKKSSNKRIISFQFDSTDPSRVMVASADSQVRIISGRNVVHKYKGSRNAGNQISASFTGDGKHIISACDDSSVYVWNCVPHDPEPPSPGFFSHTKRIKIRSFEKFSADVSVAIPWCGFSSPAISGGSELSPSLFSLGREYVLDSPKGAATWPEEKLASSFSPVRAIRRSHYRFLRSSCRRTAESSHLWGLVIVTGGWDGRIRLFHNYGLPVPV from the exons ATGATGGAATCACTAATTGAAGACGAAGAATCTCGATTCTTCGACGCACACGAAGACATCGCGTCCTGCTCCACCGTATCTCCACCGTCCATCTCCGCCTACGACGTCTGGATCAAGAGTCCAGGAAACGCCGAGGAGCGTCGTGAGAAGTTCTTGCACTGGATGGGAGTCAACGTGGAGGAGAAGAGATCAGACAATGTGGATCGTTTCTCAGCCTCTGTCAACGAAGCAACAACGGTTTTGAGATCCGAAGACGAGTTTAGCTCTTGTCGTTGTGATTCCTCTGTCTTTAGTCCGAGTGATAATGTAGATAGGATTGTGAAGGAAGTAGGTGTTGAGGATCTAAGTAATGAAGATGATATTAGCTCTAGCCTTTGTTCTGGGGGAGAGATTGAACCTAAGTCGCTAAACCTGGTGGTTACAGCTTCAGAACAACGAGACGTtggaggaatcatgaagagagTTAAGGAGAAATGGTTAGCTCGGCTGCATAAAGCGCGTAGCAAGGAGAAAGGAGAGGATCATCATCATTCCAGTGAAGCCTTGGTTTCAGGGAGTGGTAGGATCGAGAGAGTTAAAGTGAAGGAGTACAAGAAAGAGGCCAAGGAGCTTTCAGCTCTATTCAAGGGTCAGGAGATACAAGCTCACGAAGGAGCCATTCTCGCTATGAAGTTCAGTCCTGATGGGAGGTACTTAGCAAGTGCGGGTGAAGATAAAGTTTTGCGTGTTTGGAGCGTTGTTGAAGACGAGAGATGTGAAGAACATGACGTTCCTAAGATGGATCCCACTTGTATCTACTTTGAAGTGAGTAATTTATCTGAGTTGAGACCTGTGGCTGTGGAAAAAGACGGTGTTAGTGGCGGCTCGTTGATGAGTCCGAAGAAGACAACGGAGTCAGCTTGTGTTATTATCCCTCCGAAGATCTTTCGTGTGGTTGATAAGCCTGTGCATGAGTTTGTTGGGCACAGTGGTGATATCCTTGATGTATCATGGTCCAAGAACAAT CGTCTCTTGTCAGCTTCAGCAGACAGTAGTGTTCGGCTTTGGCAGATTGGTCGTGAGGATTGTCTTGGAATCTACTCCCACAGTAACTATG TTACATCTGTTCAGTTTAACCCGGTTGATGATGACCACTTCATCACCGGTTCAATAGATGGAAAAGTTCGTATCTGGTCAGCTTCTCGCTACCAAGTTGTGGACTGGGCCGATGCTAGGGGGATTGTAACAGCAGTTTGTTACCGCCCAGACGGTCAG GGAGTAATTATTGGAACTTTGACGAGCGAGTGTCGCTTCTACAATGTTACAG GCCATTGCCTTCAACTCGATGGTCATATATGTCTGCACAACAAAAAGAAATCATCAAATAAACGAATAATCAGCTTTCAG TTTGATTCCACTGATCCAAGCAGAGTCATGGTAGCATCCGCAGATTCCCAAGTCAGGATCATTAGCGGTCGCAACGTTGTCCACAAATACAAAG GATCTCGAAACGCGGGAAATCAGATCTCGGCGTCGTTTACCGGAGACGGGAAGCATATCATCTCCGCGTGCGACGACTCCTCCGTCTACGTCTGGAACTGCGTCCCGCACGATCCCGAGCCTCCGTCTCCTGGCTTCTTCTCCCACACGAAACGAATTAAGATCCGATCCTTCGAGAAATTCTCCGCCGACGTCTCGGTCGCGATCCCGTGGTGCGGTTTCTCCTCCCCCGCGATCTCCGGCGGATCGGAGCTATCTCCGTCGCTGTTCTCGTTGGGGAGAGAGTACGTTCTCGATTCTCCCAAGGGAGCTGCGACTTGGCCGGAGGAGAAGCTAGCGAGCTCGTTTTCTCCGGTGAGGGCGATCAGAAGATCGCATTATAGATTTCTCCGATCGTCGTGCAGGAGAACGGCGGAGTCGTCTCATCTCTGGGGGTTAGTTATCGTCACCGGCGGGTGGGATGGACGGATCAGATTGTTTCATAACTACGGCTTGCCTGTTCCCGTTTGA
- the LOC106348264 gene encoding MAG2-interacting protein 2: protein MESRGETVLYEIRNHASLPFVPRYPPLPQAHGTVSKGGLRSLVSIRGVSQLKEKWSGYWNPRKDNKPVSLFISPRGEFVAVTSANHVTILRKDDDYRKPCGTFTASISGSFTSGIWSENHDVLGLVDDSETLFFIKANGEEISQVTKRNLKVSSSVLGLMEDDDGSQTSCLCAFSVLTSDGLIHHVEISREPSASVISKHASSSSPALRKQFPNHVFCFDYLPDLSFLLIVGSAAGVSSTASSGSSCISLWRKCQNSGLELLSTSKFEGLYCDGKESQVAYPKVLISPQGSHVASLDSNGRLHLFELDKERLILSSCPSEDSSTSLERLSNVVDFTWWSDHALAILKRSGNVSILDIRRCVIVKEDATIYSMPVVERVRKFEGHIFLLESSTQEEKSALGKVDRDPGELHHSSDRGMLWRLISFTEKTIPEMYKILVENCQYQEALDFADSHGLDRDEVFKSRWLNSEKGPSDVSMILSKIKDKAFVLSECSDRIGPTEDSMKALLGHGLHLTNHYVFSESEDQESKHLWEFRMARLRLLQFSERLDTYLGISMGRYSVQDYRKFRSSPINQAAIALAESGRIGALNLLFKRHPYSLASFTLKILAAIPETVPVETYARLLPGKSPPTSMAVREEDWVECDKMVRFITKLPESDKNDSHIQTEPIVRRCLGYNWPSLEELTSWYKNRARDIDSSTGLLDNCICLIDIACRKGISELEQFHEDLSYLHQIIYSDEFGGEICFSLSLVGWEKLPDYEKFKIMLEGVKAETVLSRLHDKAIPFMQKRYSGTTNHDEVSFLVKWLKEIAAKSDMDLCSKVIEEGCTDLYTVCFFKDEVEAVDCALQCLYMCKVTDKWNVMATMLSKLPKIHDINGGEDIQKRLKLAEGHIEAGRLLELYQVPKPINYFLEVHLDEKGVKQIIRLMLSKFVRRQPGRSDNDWACMWRDLRQLQEKAFPFLDLEFMLTEFCRGLLKAGKFSLARNYLKGTGSVALPSEKAESLVINAAKEYFFSAPSLASEEIWRARECLNIFSSSRTVKAEADVIDAVTVRLPDLGVTLLPVQFKQVNDPMEIIKMAITGHPGAYLHVEELIEVAKLLGLNSSENISSVEEAIAREAAVAGDLQVAFDLCLVLTKKGHGPIWDLGAAIARGPALEHMDVSSRKQLLGFALGHCDDESISELLHAWKDLDLQGQCETLGILSESDSPEFRKMDGVSCLRDNPQMIDGLNFDQQLDLDRVKATLSVVAKDLPVDNSVDLESLLKENGKLLSFAASHLPWLLKLGRNRQLDKNLVLDSVPGKQFVSTKATALVTILSWLARNGFAPKDELIAMITDSIIEQPVTKEEDIIGCSFLLNLVDASNAVEVIEKQLRTRGNYQEIRSIMSLGMVYSLLHDSGVECTAPNQRRELLRNNFERKQIESFSDDVSRIDKLQSTFWKEWKHKLEEKMHVADRSRMLERIIPGVDTERFLSHDIDYIKAAVFSLIESLKSEKKLILKDILKLADTYGLEQSEVILRYLSAILCSEVWTNEDITAEILQVKEEILTFASVTIQTISTFVYPAVSGLNKQRLGYIYSLLSECYCRLEESKEESSLVHQPHGSFVGLSNFYNILNQECSRVSFITDLDFKNIVELGGLNFDSFNNEVHAHINEMNLEALAKMVEILTGLFMENSPKGLISWQDVYIQYIMNLLDTLESRRDLDFGSAESFQGFLSQLEQTYDHSRVYIRVLEPLQALEIMKRHFMLVLPPSGSYVHIPDSSTWQECLILLINFWIRLADEMQEVKSSSPSLEENLILSPDCINSCLTVLIRLVMDDSLSPSQAWAAVLAYLRSGLVGDYATEIFNFCRAMVFSGCGFGPISDVFSHLSSRYPTSLQDLPHLYLSVLEPILQDLVSGAQETQNLYRLLSSLSNLEGNLDELKRVRLVVWEKLVIFSENLELPSQVRVYSLELMQFISGKNIKGSSSELQSNVIPWDGSAELLLSRQKTEDTLDQALLPDQADGSSRLTNTLVALKSSQIAVASISPGLEISPEDLSSVETSVSCFSKLSAAVTTASQAEALLAILEGWEELFEAKKAELLLPSNEATDEGDDWGDDAWNDGWETLQELEPEEKEQKEYVVAAHPLHSCWLDIFRKYISLGMPEHVLRLIDGSLEKPEEVLLEETEAESLTGILAGTDPYLALMISLLFPYERIRSQCLSVVEDKLKQEGLPELSSQNHHNVLLLVIYSGTLSTIISNSSYGSVFSFICYLVGKLSREFQEERIREAGNKEASTSSERRLLSCFGELMFPCFISGLVKAEQQILAGFLVTKFMHSNPSLSLINVAEASLRRYLEKQVESLEDSFGETTEVETLKNTVSSLRVDSKEVIRSALASLSSCTNSR from the exons ATGGAAAGTCGTGGGGAAACAGTTCTGTACGAGATACGTAATCATGCCTCATTGCCCTTTGTTCCTAGATACCCTCCTCTTCCTCAG GCTCATGGAACGGTTTCCAAAGGAGGGCTTCGGTCTCTTGTCTCCATTAGAG GTGTTAGTCAGCTCAAGGAAAAGTGGAGTGGATATTGGAATCCGAGGAAAGATAATAAACCTGtttcattatttatttcacCGAGAGGAGAATTTGTGGCTGTCACTTCGGCGAATCACGTTACAATCTTGCGGAAGGATGATGATTACAGGAAACCTTGTGGCACTTTTACAG CCAGCATATCAGGATCATTTACTTCTGGAATATGGTCCGAAAATCATGATGTTCTTGGTCTTGTGGATGATAGCGAGACCCTCTTTTTCATCAAAGCTAATGGTGAAGAAATAAGTCAAGtcacaaaaagaaatttgaaggTTTCTTCATCAGTATTAGGACTCATGGAGGATGACGATGGTTCGCAAACATCATGCTT GTGCGCATTCAGTGTACTTACATCAGATGGACTTATTCATCATGTCGAGATCAGTAGGGAGCCAAGTGCTTCGGTCATCTCCAAACATGCTTCAAGTAGCAGCCCAGCTTTGAGAAAGCAGTTCCCCAACCATGTTTTCTGCTTTGATTACCTTCCAgacctttcttttcttctcattGTTGGTAGTGCTGCAGGCGTATCATCGACAGCGAGTTCTG GTTCATCGTGTATTTCCCTTTGGCGCAAGTGTCAGAATTCAGGACTGGAACTGTTGTCCACCTCAAAATTTGAAGGCTTGTATTGTGACGGAAAAGAGTCTCAGGTGGCATATCCAAAGGTTTTGATATCACCTCAAGGGTCACATGTTGCGAGTCTTGATAGCAATGGGCGCCTGCATCTGTTCGAGTTGGACAAAGAAAGATTGATACTTTCGAGTTGTCCTTCTGAAGACAGTTCTACTTCACTAGAGCGTTTAAGCAATGTTGTAGACTTTACATGGTGGTCTGATCATGCCCTTGCAATTTTGAAAAGGAGCGGTAACGTTAGTATACTTGACATCCGTAGATGTGTTATAGTTAAAGAAGATGCCACCATTTATTCTATGCCTGTGGTGGAAAGAGTTAGGAAATTTGAAGGACacatttttcttttagaaagTTCAACGCAGGAAGAAAAATCAGCTCTGGGCAAGGTTGACAGGGACCCAGGTGAATTGCATCATAGTAGTGATCGTGGTATGTTATGGAGGCTAATATCTTTTACTGAGAAAACGATTCCAGAAATGTATAAAATCTTAGTTGAGAACTGCCAGTATCAGGAGGCCTTGGATTTTGCGGATAGTCATGGCTTGGACAGAGAtgaagttttcaagtcaagatGGTTGAACTCAGAAAAAGGGCCCAGTGATGTGAGCATGATTCTatcaaagataaaagataaagCTTTTGTGCTCTCCGAATGCTCAGATAGAATTGGTCCAACAGAGGATTCCATGAAGGCCTTACTTGGGCATGGACTTCATCTTACTAACCACTATGTATTCTCTGAATCTGAAGATCAAGAATCCAAACACCTTTGGGAATTTCGAATGGCTAGGCTTCGTCTATTACAGTTTAGTGAAAGACTCGACACATATTTGGGGATAAGCATGGGAAG ATATTCAGTGCAGGATTACAGAAAATTCCGGAGCAGTCCTATAAATCAGGCTGCAATAGCACTTGCTGAGAGCGGGAGGATAGGGGCCTTAAATCTGCTATTTAAGAGGCATCCTTATTCACTTGCTTCTTTCACGCTGAAAATTTTGGCAGCCATTCCTGAAACAGTCCCCGTTGAAACGTATGCACGTCTTCTTCCGGGGAAATCTCCTCCGACCAGTATGGCAGTGAGGGAAGAAGACTGGGTTGAATGTGACAAGATGGTTAGATTCATTACTAAACTGCCGGAGAGTGACAAAAATGATTCTCATATTCAAACCGAGCCAATTGTCAGGAGGTGTTTGGGGTATAACTGGCCATCATTAGAAGAACTCACTTCATGGTACAAGAACAGGGCAAGAGATATTGATTCTTCCACTGGGCTGCTAGACAACTGCATCTGCTTGATTGATATTGCATGTCGAAAAGGCATATCTGAGTTGGAACAGTTCCATGAGGACCTATCATACTTGCACCAGATAATTTATTCTGATGAATTTGGGGGAGAAATCTGCTTCAGCTTGAGTCTTGTTGGATGGGAGAAATTACCTGATTATGAGAAATTTAAGATAATGCTTGAAGGGGTTAAAGCAGAAACTGTGCTTAGTAGATTGCACGACAAGGCAATTCCATTTATGCAGAAAAGGTATTCCGGGACAACCAACCACGATGAGGTGTCTTTTCTTGTTAAATGGCTGAAGGAGATTGCAGCAAAAAGTGATATGGATTTGTGCTCCAAAGTTATAGAGGAAGGGTGTACGGATTTGTATACTGTTTGTTTTTTCAAGGATGAGGTTGAAGCTGTTGATTGTGCTCTGCAATGTCTGTATATGTGCAAAGTTACGGATAAGTGGAATGTCATGGCAACAATGCTCTCGAAGCTACCAAAGATACATG ATATTAATGGTGGTGAAGACATTCAGAAAAGGCTAAAATTGGCAGAAGGTCATATAGAAGCAGGGAGGCTCTTGGAACTTTATCAG GTCCCAAAGCCAATTAATTATTTCCTTGAGGTTCATTTGGACGAGAAAGGTGTTAAGCAGATCATTCGACTCATGCTTTCGAAATTTGTTCGTCGTCAACCTGGAAGATCTGATAACGACTGGGCGTGCATGTGGCGTGATCTACGACAGTTGCAAGAGAAAGCCTTTCCATTCCTTGATCTTGAGTTCATGCTGACGGAGTTCTGTAGAGGACTTCTGAAGGCTGGGAAGTTTTCTCTGGCTAGAAATTATCTCAAGGGTACGGGCTCAGTTGCTCTGCCATCAGAGAAGGCAGAGAGTCTTGTCATTAATGCGGCAAAGGAATACTTCTTCTCTGCTCCGAGTCTTGCTTCTGAAGAA ATATGGAGAGCAAGGGAGTGcctaaatatattttctagtaGCCGGACTGTTAAAGCCGAGGCCGATGTCATTGATGCAGTTACTGTTAGGCTTCCAGATCTTGGGGTCACTCTCTTACCAGTTCAGTTCAAACAAGTAAATGACCCAATGGAGATTATTAAGATGGCAATCACAGGGCATCCTGGGGCTTATCTACATGTTGAAGAACTTATTGAGGTTGCTAAACTTCTTGGGTTGAACTCTTCAGAAAATATATCGTCTGTCGAAGAAGCTATTGCTAGAGAAGCTGCAGTTGCAGGCGATCTGCAGGTGGCTTTTGATCTATGCCTTGTTCTTACCAAAAAGGGGCATGGTCCTATTTGGGATTTAGGTGCTGCAATAGCAAGAGGTCCTGCACTTGAGCACATGGATGTAAGTTCTCGAAAGCAGTTGCTTGGCTTTGCTTTGGGTCACTGTGATGATGAATCGATCAGTGAGTTACTGCACGCATGGAAAGATCTTGACCTGCAAGGCCAATGCGAGACTCTAGGAATATTATCAGAGTCGGATTCTCCAGAATTTCGCAAGATGGACGGTGTTTCTTGTCTGAGAGATAACCCACAGATGATTGATGGGCTAAACTTTGATCAACAGCTAGATTTGGATAGAGTCAAAGCTACACTTTCTGTTGTTGCTAAGGACTTGCCGGTTGATAACAGTGTGGACTTGGAATCTCTATTAAAGGAAAATGGGAAGCTTCTCTCATTTGCTGCTTCGCATCTACCTTGGTTGCTTAAGTTGGGTAGAAATAGGCAATTGGATAAAAATCTAGTGCTTGATTCAGTTCCTGGAAAGCAGTTTGTCAGCACAAAAGCAACTGCTCTTGTTACCATTCTTTCTTGGCTAGCAAGGAATGGTTTTGCACCAAAAGATGAGCTCATAGCCATGATTACAGACTCGATCATTGAACAACCTGTAACAAAAGAGGAAGACATTATAGGGTGCTCTTTTCTGTTGAATCTAGTAGATGCATCTAATGCAGTAGAAGTGATAGAAAAGCAGTTGAGAACAAGAGGGAACTACCAAGAAATTCGAAGTATCATGAGTCTAGGGATGGTATATAGTTTGCTACATGACTCTGGAGTAGAGTGCACGGCTCCCAACCAGAGGAGAGAACTGCTACGAAACAACTTCGAGAGAAAGCAGATAGAAAGTTTCTCTG ATGATGTGAGCAGGATTGACAAGCTTCAATCAACTTTCTGGAAGGAATGGAAACATAAATTAGAGGAGAAAATGCACGTAGCTGATCGTTCTAGAATGCTGGAGCGGATCATTCCCGGGGTTGATACGGAAAGGTTTTTGTCCCATGACATTGACTACATTAAGGCTGCTGTTTTCTCACTCATTGAATCTTTGAAATCGGAGAAGAAGCTTATTTTGAAGGATATACTAAAATTAGCTGATACATATGGCCTGGAGCAGTCAGAG GTGATATTAAGGTATTTAAGCGCTATCCTTTGCTCTGAGGTTTGGACAAATGAGGACATCACGGCTGAAATTTTACAAGTCAAGGAAGAAATACTTACCTTTGCTTCGGTCACTATACAGACCATAAGCACATTCGTGTACCCAGCAGTTAGTGGTCTTAACAAACAACGCCTTGGTTACATATATAGCCTCCTTTCTGAGTGCTATTGCCGTTTGGAAGAAAGCAAGGAAGAGTCATCGTTGGTGCATCAACCGCATGGTTCTTTCGTTgggttatcaaatttttataacaTCCTCAATCAAGAATGCAGTAGAGTGTCGTTTATCACAGATTTGGATTTCAAGAATATCGTGGAATTGGGTGGTTTAAACTTTGACAGCTTCAACAATGAAGTCCATGCGCACATAAATGAGATGAACTTGGAAGCTTTGGCCAAGATGGTAGAAATTCTCACTGGATTATTCATGGAGAACTCACCCAAGGGTCTCATTTCCTGGCAAGATGTCTACATACAATATATTATGAATTTGTTAGATACTCTGGAAAGTAGAAGAGATCTTGATTTTGGAAGTGCAGAGAGTTTCCAGGGCTTCCTCAGTCAGCTTGAGCAGACTTACGACCACTCAAGAGTATACATCAGGGTCTTGGAACCTTTACAGGCTCTGGAAATCATGAAGCGGCATTTCATGTTAGTTCTACCGCCAAGTGGTTCCTACGTGCACATCCCGGATAGTTCGACATGGCAAGAATGCCTTATCTTACTGATTAACTTTTGGATAAGGTTAGCCGATGAGATGCAGGAAGTAAAATCTTCTAGTCCAAGTCTTGAGGAGAATCTTATCTTAAGCCCTGACTGCATTAATAGCTGTCTCACCGTTCTTATAAGACTAGTAATGGACGACAGTCTGTCCCCAAGTCAGGCTTGGGCTGCCGTACTTGCCTACCTTAGGTCTGGCTTGGTTGGTGATTACGCCACTGAGATCTTCAACTTCTGCAGAGCTATGGTCTTCTCTGGTTGCGGCTTCGGGCCTATTTCTGATGTCTTCTCACATTTATCCTCTCGGTATCCAACATCTCTGCAGGATCTTCCACATCTTTATTTGAGCGTTCTTGAACCTATACTGCAGGATCTGGTCTCTGGGGCTCAAGAAACACAGAATCTTTACCGGTTGCTATCTTCTCTCAGTAACTTGGAAGGAAACCTGGATGAACTGAAGCGTGTTAGGCTTGTAGTGTGGGAGAAACTCGTTATATTCTCTGAGAACCTGGAGTTGCCAAGTCAGGTTCGCGTCTACTCCTTAGAGCTTATGCAGTTCATATCTGGTAAGAATATCAAGGGCTCATCGTCTGAGTTACAGTCAAATGTTATTCCATGGGATGGTTCGGCTGAGTTACTATTATCTAGGCAGAAGACTGAAGACACACTTGACCAAGCGTTGTTGCCTGACCAGGCTGATGGCTCTAGCAGACTCACAAACACTCTGGTCGCACTTAAGTCATCTCAGATTGCTGTGGCGTCTATTTCACCAGGCTTAGAGATCTCCCCAGAGGATCTATCGAGTGTTGAAACATCCGTTTCATGCTTTTCTAAACTCTCTGCTGCTGTTACCACAGCTTCACAAGCTGAAGCTCTTCTGGCGATTCTAGAAGGATGGGAAGAGCTGTTTGAAGCTAAGAAAGCCGAACTATTATTGCCTTCTAATGAGGCAACAGACGAAGGAGATGACTGGGGAGATGATGCTTGGAATGATGGATGGGAAACACTCCAGGAGTTAGAACCCGAAGAGAAAGAGCAAAAAGAATATGTAGTCGCAGCTCATCCTTTACATTCGTGTTGGCTGGATATATTCAGAAAATACATCTCTTTGGGTATGCCAGAACACGTTCTACGTCTTATAGATGGATCGCTTGAGAAACCAGAAGAGGTCTTGCTTGAAGAAACTGAAGCAGAAAGCCTGACTGGTATCTTGGCCGGGACTGATCCATATCTCGCACTAATGATATCTCTTTTGTTTCCCTACGAACGGATCAGATCTCAGTGCCTGAGTGTTGTTGAAGACAAACTGAAGCAAGAAGGCCTTCCAGAGTTGTCGAGTCAGAACCATCACAACGTTCTTCTTCTGGTTATATATTCTGGGACCCTCTCAACGATAATCTCGAATTCTAGCTACGGCTCTGTCTTCTCTTTCATCTGTTATCTAGTTGGAAAGCTATCCCGGGAGTTCCAAGAGGAGCGGATAAGAGAAGCCGGCAACAAAGAAGCGAGTACAAGCTCTGAGAGACGGCTTCTGTCATGTTTTGGGGAGCTCATGTTCCCGTGTTTTATCTCGGGGCTTGTGAAGGCCGAACAGCAGATATTAGCAGGGTTTTTGGTAACCAAGTTCATGCACAGTAACCCATCACTGAGTCTGATTAATGTTGCAGAGGCAAGTCTGAGGAGATACTTGGAGAAGCAGGTCGAGTCTTTGGAGGATTCGTTTGGTGAGACCACAGAAGTTGAAACGCTGAAGAATACAGTGTCAAGCCTAAGGGTTGACTCGAAGGAAGTCATACGATCTGCCTTGGCATCTCTTTCTAGCTGTACAAACAGCAGATGA